The proteins below are encoded in one region of Telopea speciosissima isolate NSW1024214 ecotype Mountain lineage chromosome 10, Tspe_v1, whole genome shotgun sequence:
- the LOC122641587 gene encoding cyanate hydratase-like isoform X1, whose protein sequence is MESKASMVNRLLAVKQKSGKSYTQIAEETGLTNVYVGQLLRRQAQLKPSTVPKLRASLPGLTDDLIQEMMIPPMRSYDPEIIREPAIYRFNEAVMHFGESIKEIINEDFGDGIMSAIDFYCSVDKIKGVDGKDRVVVTFDGKYLPHSEMMSENMVSRISQQ, encoded by the exons ATGGAGAGCAAAGCAAGCATGGTGAACCGTCTTCTTGCTGTGAAACAGAAGTCCGGTAAGAGCTATACTCAGATTGCGGAGGAGACAGGACTGACCAATGTTTATGTGGGTCAGCTATTGCGGAGGCAGGCTCAACTCAAGCCCTCCACTGTCCCTAAACTTAGGGCTTCACTTCCGGGCCTCACCGACGACCTCATCCAGGAGATGATGATTCCTCCTATGAGGTCTTATGATCCTGAAATTATCAGAGAACCTGCAATTTACAG ATTTAATGAAGCTGTTATGCATTTTGGTGAGAGCATTAAGGAGATCATCAATGAGGACTTTGGTGATGGCAT TATGTCAGCTATAGACTTCTACTGCTCAGTGGATAAAATTAAAGGTGTTGATGGGAAAGATCGTGTTGTTGTGACATTTGATGGGAAGTATCTGCCACATTCTGAGATG ATGTCCGAGAATATGGTTTCAAGGATAAGCCAACAATAA
- the LOC122641587 gene encoding cyanate hydratase-like isoform X2 — MESKASMVNRLLAVKQKSGKSYTQIAEETGLTNVYVGQLLRRQAQLKPSTVPKLRASLPGLTDDLIQEMMIPPMRSYDPEIIREPAIYRFNEAVMHFGESIKEIINEDFGDGIMSAIDFYCSVDKIKGVDGKDRVVVTFDGKYLPHSEMGWYSF, encoded by the exons ATGGAGAGCAAAGCAAGCATGGTGAACCGTCTTCTTGCTGTGAAACAGAAGTCCGGTAAGAGCTATACTCAGATTGCGGAGGAGACAGGACTGACCAATGTTTATGTGGGTCAGCTATTGCGGAGGCAGGCTCAACTCAAGCCCTCCACTGTCCCTAAACTTAGGGCTTCACTTCCGGGCCTCACCGACGACCTCATCCAGGAGATGATGATTCCTCCTATGAGGTCTTATGATCCTGAAATTATCAGAGAACCTGCAATTTACAG ATTTAATGAAGCTGTTATGCATTTTGGTGAGAGCATTAAGGAGATCATCAATGAGGACTTTGGTGATGGCAT TATGTCAGCTATAGACTTCTACTGCTCAGTGGATAAAATTAAAGGTGTTGATGGGAAAGATCGTGTTGTTGTGACATTTGATGGGAAGTATCTGCCACATTCTGAGATG GGTTGGTACTCATTTTAA
- the LOC122641590 gene encoding cyanate hydratase-like: MENKASVVNRLLAVKQKSGKSYTEIAEETGLTNVYVGQLLRRQAQLKPSTVPKLRASLPDLTDDLIQEMMSHPMRSYDPEIIREPSIYRFNEAVMHFGESIKDIINEEFGDGIMSAIDFYCSVDKIKGVDGKDRVVVTFDGKYLPHSEMVSESMVSRIKLQ, translated from the exons ATGGAGAACAAAGCAAGCGTGGTGAACCGTCTTCTTGCTGTGAAACAGAAGTCCGGTAAGAGTTATACTGAGATTGCAGAAGAGACGGGACTGACCAATGTGTACGTAGGTCAGCTATTGCGGAGGCAGGCCCAACTCAAGCCCTCCACTGTCCCTAAACTTAGGGCTTCACTTCCGGATCTCACCGACGACCTCATCCAGGAGATGATGTCTCATCCTATGAGGTCTTACGATCCTGAAATTATCAGAGAACCTTCTATTTACAG ATTTAATGAAGCCGTTATGCATTTTGGTGAGAGCATTAAGGACATCATCAATGAGGAGTTTGGTGATGGCAT TATGTCAGCTATAGACTTCTACTGCTcggttgacaaaattaaaggtGTTGATGGGAAGGATCGTGTTGTTGTGACATTTGATGGGAAGTACCTGCCACATTCTGAGATG GTGTCGGAGAGTATGGTGTCAAGGATAAAGCTGCAATAA
- the LOC122641589 gene encoding cyanate hydratase-like — MESKANVVNRLLAVKQKSGKTYSEIAEETGLTNVYVGQLLRKQAQLKPSTVPKLRASLPDLTDDLIQEMMSHPMRSYDPEIIREPSIYRFNEAVMHFGESIKDIINEDFGDGIMSAIDFYCSVDKIKGVDGKDRVVVTFDGKYLPHSEMMSENMVSRIRLQQS, encoded by the exons ATGGAGAGCAAAGCAAACGTGGTGAACCGTCTTCTAGCTGTGAAACAGAAGTCCGGTAAGACTTACAGTGAGATTGCAGAGGAGACAGGACTGACCAATGTATACGTAGGTCAGCTATTGCGGAAGCAGGCCCAACTCAAGCCCTCCACTGTCCCTAAACTTAGGGCTTCACTTCCGGACCTCACCGACGACCTTATCCAGGAGATGATGTCTCATCCTATGAGGTCTTACGATCCTGAAATTATCAGAgaaccttctatttatag attcaATGAAGCTGTTATGCATTTCGGTGAGAGCATTAAGGACATCATCAATGAGGACTTTGGTGATGGCAT TATGTCAGCTATAGACTTCTACTGCTCCGTAGACAAAATTAAAGGTGTTGATGGAAAGGATCGTGTTGTTGTGACATTTGATGGGAAGTATTTGCCACATTCTGAGATG ATGTCCGAGAATATGGTGTCAAGGATAAGGCTGCAACAAAgctaa